The Lycium ferocissimum isolate CSIRO_LF1 chromosome 10, AGI_CSIRO_Lferr_CH_V1, whole genome shotgun sequence genome window below encodes:
- the LOC132033232 gene encoding uncharacterized protein At1g01500-like, which translates to MENSRDFLSNGKPADPGLQIIRHPSYQSCGKLSLSWFDIRVFYIRISNFMVDDSTPESLTLNHIPLSPDTVLEVNGKRCSMYSEGASCLLRRDRVDKKAEEATFVSTDSIRLTGNVNFEVLHKDDLVLSGVLEMSDINGFSGESKNCLRRWSMNCESVMTAGTGFLKTESLLPTVEVYVTGCFCGTPIILTKTLQLNYRKKHHRKGMLDSIPEHETAEQHKEVLSGHDLQATEYRNYKPESEEDYNNMYWRGTELMDGEDGEMSWFNAGVRVGVGIGLGICVGVGVGVGLLVRTTRNLRRRLM; encoded by the exons ATGGAGAATTCTCGTGATTTTCTAAGCAATGGAAAACCAGCTGATCCTGGTCTCCAAATTATAAGGCACCCTTCTTACCAATCTTGTGGGAAATTATCGTTATCTTGGTTTGATATTAGAGTTTTCTACATCAGAATCAGCAATTTTATGGTCGATGATTCGACCCCAGAAAGTCTTACTCTTAACCATATCCCTCTAAGCCCCGATACGGTGCTTGAAGTAAACGGTAAAAGATGTTCCATGTATTCGGAAGGAGCTTCTTGCCTTCTTCGAAGAGACCGTGTTGATAAGAAAGCAGAAGAAGCTACATTTGTGAGCACGGATAGCATAAGATTGACAGGGAATGTGAACTTTGAGGTTTTGCATAAAGACGATCTTGTCCTCTCTGGGGTTTTAGAGATGTCCGACATCAACGGTTTTTCCGGGGAGTCTAAGAACTGTCTGAGGAGATGGAGCATGAATTGTGAATCAGTTATGACAGCTGGCACAGGCTTTCTAAAAACTGAATCATTGTTGCCGACAGTTGAAGTCTATGTTACCGGTTGCTTCTGTGGGACACCGATCATCTTAACTAAGACTTTGCAGCTAAATTACAGGAAGAAGCATCATCGGAAGGGTATGTTAGACTCCATTCCGGAGCATGAAACAGCTGAACAGCATAAAGAAGTCTTGTCTGGACATGATCTGCAG GCAACAGAATACAGAAATTACAAACCAGAAAGTGAAGAAGACTACAACAACATGTACTGGAGAGGAACAGAACTTATGGATGGTGAAGACGGGGAAATGTCCTGGTTCAACGCTGGGGTCAGAGTTGGTGTTGGGATTGGCCTTGGCATTTGTGTAGGAGTTGGAGTAGGAGTTGGTTTATTAGTCCGCAcaactcgaaacttaagaaggCGTCTTATGTAA
- the LOC132034780 gene encoding putative F-box protein At4g38870 gives MTICSNHCNGLVCLYSYKDAQVYLYNVTTRKIKALPPSVNLEIKIKRYKHPFNPKLLLGFDQVTGNYKLLLLFPHQGAKEAKILTLGVTNSSWRKIDLLNYTDNSYLFSKECIFLNGVIYLIWFTYVAYFNFGEEKFGYISPPPQASFKRPSIMQTAFWGKLAMYCHYIAGPGGLGLFGYDDANKILIPLEMTRPMFIDVAVALLGAERINDKTKEAHVLATTSVISAPASLLSSSSRPCCITFVSSFVEHNNNNTRPRIVLRFASSFVENIISLKSLLV, from the coding sequence ATGACTATTTGCTCAAATCATTGCAATGGCCTTGTTTGCTTGTATAGCTATAAAGATGCTCAAGTTTATTTATACAATGTCACCACTAGGAAGATAAAAGCTTTGCCACCCTCCGTGAATCTGGAAATAAAAATTAAGCGATACAAGCACCCATTTAATCCTaagttgcttctagggtttgaTCAGGTGACTGGAAACTACAAATTGCTTCTTTTGTTTCCTCATCAAGGAGCAAAGGAAGCCAAAATTCTAACGCTAGGAGTAACCAACTCCTCTTGGAGAAAAATAGATTTGTTAAATTATACTGATAACTCATATCTTTTTTCTAAGGAATGTATTTTCCTCAATGGGgttatttatttgatttggttcACTTATGTGGCCTACTTCAACTTCGGCGAAGAGAAGTTTGGGTATATTTCACCCCCACCACAAGCTAGTTTCAAGAGGCCAAGTATCATGCAAACTgccttttggggaaaattgGCTATGTATTGCCATTATATTGCCGGTCCTGGTGGTCTAGGTCTTTTTGGGTACGATGACGCTAACAAGATTCTTATTCCTCTTGAGATGACAAGGCCGATGTTTATTGATGTTGCGGTTGCCTTGCTTGGAGCAGAAAGAATTAATGACAAGACAAAGGAAGCACATGTTTTAGCAACAACAAGTGTAATCAGTGCCCCTGCATCTCTGCTCTCCTCCTCCTCAAGGCCTTGTTGCATAACATTTGTTAGCAGTTTTGTTGagcataataacaacaacacgaGGCCTCGTATCGTATTAAGATTTGCTAGCAGTTTCGTTGAGAACATTATCTCATTAAAGTCTTTACTAGTTTGA
- the LOC132033234 gene encoding uncharacterized protein LOC132033234: MFRRKNQSHNEQQEGEDQQHKVKELRVSLGQLSGRSAQYCTDACLKRYLEARNWNVDKSKKMLEETLKWRSSFKPEEIRWHEVANEGETGKVYKANFHDRYGRTVLILRPGMQNTSALDNQMKHLVYLIENAIFNLPEGQEQMAWLIDFTGWSITNNVPVKSARETINILQNHYPERLAVAFLYSPPRIFEAFWKIVKYFMDPKTAQKVKFVYPKNKDSVELMKSYFDMDNLATEFGGTATLNYDHEEFSRQMAQDDVKVAKFWGLDKHTPGFNGYSAVEVAPEPEALALPATAKA, encoded by the exons ATGTTTCGTCGCAAGAACCAGTCTCATAATGAACAGCAGGAGGGTGAGGATCAGCAGCATAAG GTTAAGGAGCTTAGGGTTTCCCTGGGGCAACTCTCAGGCCGCAGCGCACAGTACTGCACCGATGCATGTTTAAAAAGGTATTTGGAAGCACGGAACTGGAATGTAGATAAATCAAAGAAGATGTTGGAGGAGACGCTTAAATGGAGGTCATCTTTTAAACCTGAAGAAATTCGCTGG CATGAAGTAGCAAATGAAGGTGAGACCGGGAAGGTGTATAAAGCAAATTTTCATGACCGCTATGGAAGGACCGTCCTAATATTGCGACCAGGAATGCAG AACACATCAGCACTAGACAACCAGATGAAGCATTTGGTGTATCTGATTGAGAATGCCATTTTTAATCTGCCCGAAGGTCAAGAACAGATGGCCTGGTTAATTGACTTCACTGGATGGTCCATAACCAATAATGTTCCCGTAAAATCTGCTCGCGAGACAATcaatattttgcaaaatcaCTACCCTGAGAGACTCGCTGTAGCATTTTTGTACAGCCCACCGCGAATTTTTGAAGCATTTTGGAAG ATTGTCAAATACTTTATGGATCCCAAAACAGCTCAGAAGGTCAAGTTTGTCTATCCAAAGAACAAGGATAGTGTGGAACTGATGAAGTCATACTTCGACATGGATAATCTTGCTACTGAGTTTGGAGGAACAGCAACCCTGAATTATGATCACGAGGAGTTCTCAAGGCAAATGGCTCAAGATGATGTGAAAGTTGCCAAGTTTTGGGGTTTGGACAAACACACCCCTGGTTTTAACGGTTATTCTGCAGTAGAGGTTGCTCCAGAACCTGAAGCTCTTGCTCTACCAGCCACTGCCAAAGCTTAA